The sequence TAACACTGGCACACCCAACGTGCACCCCGACATCATTCCCAAGATCACCTATGACAACAACTTTGCGGGAGACAGGCATTTCCACGGCGAGGTGGCCGGATTGCTGACTACGGTAAAAATTGCCACTGTGGGTCAATTTGGTATTCCTACTCATTCCACAACCGGCGGCGGCGGGTCCGGTTCTCTTAACGTAGATCTGTTCAAGCAGCTTAAGTTTATAGGAAGCGCCTTCTACAGCTATGGCGGTGGCCGCTACATCTTCGGACTGGGACCGCAGGCTGTCGTCCGTCCGATCGCCACGGGTAATGTAGTGGTTCCATTTGATACGCGGATCTCTCTGGTGCACGCCGGCGGGACCGTTTTTGGGTTCGAAGCTCCTATCAACAAGAGCATCACACTGGCCGGGTACTACGGCGGAGCTTACTTTCAGCGTAACAGCTTTCCCGACATCACAAGTCCGATCGTCCTGGGGTTCCCAATTTCTTGCAACGGTCTGCATGGTACCTTGCAAAACAAGCCTTGCATTGGGTTTGGTGGAGGCAACAGCCCCAACAGCGCGAATCGCGCCCTGCAGGAAGGCACCTTCGATTGGATCCAGACCTTTTTCAAGGACCCGCAGCATGGAACGCTGCAGTTGATCATGCAGTACTCCTATGTGACGCGCAGCCCGTGGTTCGTAGCTGCCGGAGCGCCCAAGAACGCGCACCTCAGCATGGCCTATGTGAACCTGCGTTACATACTGCCCTAGTCTTGCTCACCCTTCTGAGCTCTTGGAGCGCCGGTTTTTCCGGCGCTCTTTTTTTGTGGCAGCTAAAAATAAAAGCCCAGGGTGGGAAACCAGATTCAAGTATGCCGAGCGAAGCTCGCCCTGAGCGGGGCCAAAGGGGAAGGATCTTGGGATTGCTCTTGGTTTGATGGTTCGAGGGGTGATGCCAATAGGGCGAAATGACTTTCTAAAATGACTCAATGACCCGATGACCCAATCTCCAATTCTTCTCCGCGTCTCTGCGCCTCCGCGGTAAACAATTATTTCTGCGAATCACACCTTGCTCAGCCCCTGCTCCAGATCAGCGATCAGGTCATCTACATGCTCAATGCCGACCGAAAGCCGCAGCAGGCCCTCGGGCGTGCCGAAGTTCGGGGGCTCGACCGAGGCGCGATGCTCGATGGTGCTTTCCGTCCCTCCCAGGCTGCTGGCCCGCCGGATAATACGAAGCCCCGTGGTTGCGCGAATCGCCTGTTCGCGTCCGCCGCGTACCAGGAACGAAAGCAAACCGCCGAACTGCTTCATCTGCTTTCTAGCAATGTCGTGGCCGGGGTGCGTCTCGAGTCCGGGATAAAGGGATTTCTCCACCGCCGGATGGCCGGCCAGAAATTTGGCAATCGCCAGGGCGTTTTCTGCCTGGGTGCGCACCCGCAAACTCATAGTGCGGATTCCGCGATGCAGAAGCCAGCAATCAAACGGAGAGGGGACCGCCCCGCCCGCGCTCTGGATCATGCGGATCTTCTGGAAGAAAGCATCGTCCTCACGGCTGACAATTGCGCCGCCCAGTACGTCGCTGTGTCCGCAAAGATATTTGGTCGTGGAGTGCATCACCATGTCGGCGCCCAGCTCGAAGCATCGCTGCAGAATCGGAGTGCCGACGGTGTTATCGCAAAGCAGGCGCGCTCCCGACGAGTGGGCAAGTTTGGCAACTTCAGCAATATCGCTCACCCGCATTTGCGGGTTCGAAGGTGTTTCCAGCCAGATGAGTTTGGTCGTGGGCCGGATAGCGCTGCGTAGCAACCCGAGATCGCTGGTGTTAACCAGACTGCACTCCAGCCCCCACGGCTTCATCACATCCAGCAGGAGCTTGGTGGTGCCATAAAAGCCCTCTGTGGCGATGACATGATCGCCCGGCGCAAGCGCCTGAAACACCGCCAGCGTCGCCGCTGAGCCGGAAGCGAATGCCGCTGCTGCCTTACCGCCTTCCAGCTCAACCAGCGCGCGCTCCAGCGCCCGCCGGTTGGGATTCGAGGCGCGCGTATAGATGTGTCCGTGCTTGTAGCTGCAATCTTCTGCGCGTTCAAAAATTGTGGAGAGGGTTATCGCCGGAACGATAGGTTCATTTTCATTCGGCGTTAAACTGTGGCCTGCGTGTACGGTCAAAGTCTCAATTTTCATAGTAGTTTCCCACTGAATTTCAGATTTACGATTTTCGATTTGAGATTTATCGATGAAATGTTAAAAATCATCTGGAATCAAAAAATCGTAAATCGTAAACCATAAATTCAGGATTGTTTCTCGCTCGTAATCGCCTGCTCCAGCATCTCCACGCGATAGCCTGCGTCTTCGGCCACGCGCATCCGGGTTTGAATCTGTTTTTGCAACAAGGATAATTTTTCCAGATCAAGCGGCTGCGTCTTGGCGATCTCGAGCAGTGCGCGTAAATTCATCCACCACAGCAAGCGTTCGAATTGCTCTTTTACCAGGTAGCTTACTTCTTCGTGTTTGTGTACGCCGATGGCCCAGGCAACATCGGGATCATGCACCCAACTGAAGGGCGCAGTGGAAAGAGAGCTATGCGCAAAAGAGGCACGCAGCCGCGCTGCTGCCCGCCAGCGTTCTTCATCCACCTGGCCGCTCGAGGCGAAGGCTTCGCCCAGGGGATCCCGCAGCCGCAAGGCGTCAAAGAGCCGGGTGGAAGCGGCTTCATGCTGCAGCGGATTCTGCAGATGGCCCAGCGCA comes from Terriglobales bacterium and encodes:
- a CDS encoding aminotransferase class I/II-fold pyridoxal phosphate-dependent enzyme gives rise to the protein MKIETLTVHAGHSLTPNENEPIVPAITLSTIFERAEDCSYKHGHIYTRASNPNRRALERALVELEGGKAAAAFASGSAATLAVFQALAPGDHVIATEGFYGTTKLLLDVMKPWGLECSLVNTSDLGLLRSAIRPTTKLIWLETPSNPQMRVSDIAEVAKLAHSSGARLLCDNTVGTPILQRCFELGADMVMHSTTKYLCGHSDVLGGAIVSREDDAFFQKIRMIQSAGGAVPSPFDCWLLHRGIRTMSLRVRTQAENALAIAKFLAGHPAVEKSLYPGLETHPGHDIARKQMKQFGGLLSFLVRGGREQAIRATTGLRIIRRASSLGGTESTIEHRASVEPPNFGTPEGLLRLSVGIEHVDDLIADLEQGLSKV